A window of Phragmitibacter flavus contains these coding sequences:
- a CDS encoding DUF4259 domain-containing protein, with protein sequence MGAWGTRSFENDQAMDWLDGFRDAPSERFITATLSDPCDSADSDPEGAIAAGEVVSYLCGIPPEVPHDELKGLPWISISPFLRRDAARALNRVMNSSWLRSSWEETELLDAWIAEITDLQRRLTKQ encoded by the coding sequence ATGGGAGCCTGGGGCACAAGATCCTTCGAGAATGATCAAGCCATGGACTGGCTCGATGGCTTTCGTGATGCACCTTCCGAGAGATTCATTACCGCGACGCTTTCCGATCCGTGCGATAGTGCAGACTCCGATCCTGAAGGCGCGATTGCAGCTGGAGAGGTGGTCTCGTATCTCTGTGGCATCCCACCTGAAGTTCCGCATGATGAACTGAAGGGATTGCCTTGGATCTCAATTTCTCCATTTCTACGGCGTGATGCAGCACGAGCTCTTAACCGCGTGATGAACAGCTCATGGTTGCGAAGCAGTTGGGAGGAGACTGAGCTGCTGGATGCCTGGATCGCCGAGATTACCGACCTTCAACGACGTCTCACCAAACAATGA